A single window of Gossypium arboreum isolate Shixiya-1 chromosome 13, ASM2569848v2, whole genome shotgun sequence DNA harbors:
- the LOC108463795 gene encoding translocase of chloroplast 159, chloroplastic-like has protein sequence MDAEFSAPEIASQPLSTTPGSPSSSSSSSSSSSSSSDDDSKFVTSSVSDYALKDNDNRTNDINENGDGKFETVPERPFVADPDEVIPTVGDVSDTPFVGSDGSNVILKEESFGGGDNGLEEFRGEGSMGKVDFDSVGNGEEKDNKVGMGSTGEADQAVLSNESEEEGRIGMVENEDNSVLDGGAKVVYPVIAEAVDVEVVDDDGSKFSRGEELVVDATPLTGDGLGIETSEIKETEVIPVDGNVSLNNGFNQAGHDEEERVLDVHPVSDKTIDPVATDEIETTEVLTSEINAERKADAAGGGLLAKDGSETELNDLKEEAGVDMLEQASTEKIDGGGRDGIQTVDDSAQPTEMMAAREMEVSDAGSESKRSVAMAVEESHLPKSVEETSFEGEMQQEHHQNEGAEIGGSDTDGEAESMFFENADAAEQFLKELEQGAAIGSHSGADTSHDHSQTIDGQIVIDSDEEGDTDEEGEGKELFDSAALAALLKAATGAGSDGGNITITSQDGSRLFSVERPAGLGSSLQNAKPAPRSNRPNLFSPSAVTSRRDSDINLTEEDKIKLEKLQLIRVKFLRLVQRLGLSTEDSVAAQVLYRLALVAGRQTSELFSVDSAKRKALELETEGKDDLSFSLNILVLGKIGVGKSATINSIFGEEKTSIHAFEPATSVVKEITGTLDGVKYRIIDTPGLRSSAMEQGANRKVLASIKQYLKKCPPDVVVYVDRLDSQTRDLNDLPLLRSITNSLGSSIWKNAIVALTHAASAPPDGPSGSPLSYEVFVAQRSHVVQQSIAQAVGDLRMMNPSLMNPVCLVENHPSCRKNRDGHKVLPNGQTWRPQLLLLCYSIKVLSEASSLSKPQDPFDHRKLFGFRVRSPPLPYLLSWLLQSRSHPKLSADQGGENGDSDIDVDDLSDSDQEEDEDEYDKLPPFKALRKAQLAKLDKEQRKAYFEEYDYRVKLLQKKQWGEELRRMRELKKGKPAVDEYGNTGEDVDPETGGPASVPVPLPDMVLPPSFDGDNPAFRYRFLEPTSQFLARPVLDTHGWDHDCGYDGVNVEHSLAIASQFPAAVSIQLTKDKKEFNIHLDSSVSAKHGENGSTMAGFDIQNVGKQLAYVFRGETKFKNLKKNKTAAGFSVTFLGENVATGLKLEDHIVVGKRLVLVGSTGTVRSKGDSAYGANLEMRLRGADFPIDQDQSTLGLSLVKWRGDLALGANFQSQLSVGRNSKVAVRAGLNNKMSGQITVRTSSSDQLQIALTAMLPIVMAIYKSIRPGVSDNYSMY, from the coding sequence ATGGACGCCGAGTTTTCTGCGCCAGAAATCGCTTCTCAGCCGCTCTCTACCACTCCAGGTTctccttcttcttcctcttcttcttcctcctcctcctcttcttcttccgATGATGATTCTAAGTTTGTAACTAGTTCAGTAAGCGATTATGCTCTGAAAGATAATGATAATAGAACTAATGATATTAATGAGAACGGTGATGGCAAGTTTGAAACAGTACCCGAGAGGCCATTTGTGGCTGACCCTGATGAAGTAATTCCGACTGTTGGGGATGTTAGCGATACCCCTTTTGTTGGTTCTGATGGTTCGAATGTGATTTTGAAGGAGGAGTCGTTTGGGGGTGGTGATAATGGTTTAGAGGAGTTTAGAGGTGAGGGTTCGATGGGAAAGGTTGATTTTGATAGTGTTGGTAATGGAGAAGAGAAGGATAATAAGGTGGGAATGGGCTCTACTGGTGAAGCTGACCAAGCTGTTTTATCAAATGAGAGTGAAGAGGAAGGTAGAATTGGGATGGTTGAGAATGAGGATAATTCGGTGTTAGATGGTGGAGCTAAGGTTGTTTATCCTGTGATTGCAGAAGCAGTAGATGTTGAGGTGGTTGATGATGATGGTTCGAAATTTTCCCGTGGAGAGGAGTTGGTTGTTGATGCAACGCCTTTAACTGGTGATGGTTTAGGCATTGAGACATCGGAGATTAAGGAGACAGAGGTGATTCCGGTTGATGGGAATGTGAGCTTGAATAACGGCTTTAATCAGGCTGGTCATGATGAAGAAGAACGTGTTCTGGATGTCCATCCTGTGTCTGATAAAACTATTGACCCTGTTGCGACCGATGAAATTGAAACTACGGAGGTCTTGACTTCTGAAATCAATGCCGAGAGGAAAGCTGATGCTGCTGGTGGGGGTTTGCTTGCTAAAGATGGTTCCGAAACTGAGCTAAATGACCTCAAAGAGGAGGCAGGTGTAGATATGTTGGAGCAAGCGTCTACTGAGAAAATAGATGGAGGGGGTAGAGATGGAATTCAGACCGTGGATGATTCTGCTCAACCCACTGAAATGATGGCAGCTCGTGAAATGGAGGTTTCAGATGCTGGTTCTGAAAGCAAAAGATCAGTAGCCATGGCAGTAGAAGAATCTCATTTACCAAAGTCTGTTGAGGAAACTAGTTTTGAAGGTGAAATGCAACAGGAGCACCATCAGAATGAAGGCGCTGAAATCGGAGGCTCAGATACTGATGGAGAGGCTGAAAGTATGTTCTTTGAGAATGCTGATGCTGCTGAGCAATTCTTGAAGGAGCTAGAACAAGGAGCTGCCATTGGTTCTCACTCGGGTGCTGATACTTCTCATGATCATTCGCAGACAATTGATGGTCAGATTGTCATTGATTCTGATGAAGAAGGGGATACAGATGAAGAAGGGGAGGGGAAGGAGTTATTTGATTCTGCTGCTTTGGCAGCCCTCTTGAAAGCAGCAACCGGCGCTGGCTCTGATGGTGGTAACATTACTATAACCTCTCAAGATGGATCTAGGCTTTTCTCTGTTGAACGTCCTGCGGGTTTAGGATCCTCACTGCAAAATGCAAAACCTGCACCTCGATCAAACAGGCCCAACTTATTTAGTCCTTCTGCTGTAACAAGTAGGAGAGACTCCGACATCAACTTGACTGaagaagataaaataaaattggaAAAGTTGCAGCTTATTAGAGTCAAATTCTTGAGGCTTGTTCAGAGGCTGGGACTCTCTACGGAAGATTCTGTTGCAGCACAGGTTCTTTATAGACTGGCGCTTGTTGCAGGGAGGCAAACCAGTGAACTGTTTAGTGTTGATTCTGCAAAGAGGAAAGCTCTGGAACTTGAAACAGAGGGTAAAGATGATTTAAGCTTCTCCTTGAACATACTTGTGCTTGGGAAAATTGGGGTGGGCAAGAGCGCCACAATAAATTCAATCTTTGGTGAGGAGAAGACTTCAATTCATGCATTTGAACCTGCCACTTCAGTTGTGAAAGAGATTACTGGAACATTAGATGGTGTTAAATATAGGATCATTGATACCCCAGGTTTGAGATCTTCTGCCATGGAGCAAGGTGCCAATCGCAAGGTCCTAGCTTCTATAAAGCAATACTTGAAGAAGTGTCCCCCTGATGTTGTAGTCTATGTTGATCGGTTGGACAGCCAGACCCGGGATCTTAATGATCTTCCATTGTTAAGATCAATCACTAATTCTCTTGGCTCATCTATCTGGAAAAATGCCATAGTTGCTTTGACTCATGCTGCTTCTGCACCTCCTGATGGACCATCTGGCTCGCCTTTGAGTTATGAGGTGTTTGTTGCCCAACGTTCTCATGTTGTTCAGCAGTCTATTGCTCAGGCTGTTGGTGATTTACGCATGATGAATCCAAGTTTGATGAATCCTGTTTGTCTTGTTGAAAATCATCCATCATGCCGAAAGAATAGAGATGGCCACAAGGTACTTCCTAACGGTCAAACTTGGAGACCTCAGCTATTGTTGTTATGCTACTCTATCAAAGTCCTATCTGAAGCAAGTTCTCTCTCCAAACCTCAAGATCCATTTGACCATCGGAAGCTTTTTGGTTTTCGTGTCCGATCTCCTCCTCTTCCATACTTGCTATCGTGGCTGTTGCAGTCTCGTAGCCATCCCAAACTCTCTGCTGATCAGGGTGGTGAGAATGGTGACTCAGATATTGATGTGGATGATTTATCTGATTCTGATCAAGAAGAAGACGAGGATGAGTATGATAAGCTCCCACCATTTAAAGCTTTAAGGAAAGCACAACTTGCCAAGCTTGACAAGGAGCAAAGGAAGGCATATTTTGAGGAGTATGATTATCGGGtgaagctcctccagaaaaagCAGTGGGGGGAGGAGTTGAGAAGAATGAGAGAGCTGAAGAAAGGAAAGCCAGCCGTTGATGAATATGGTAACACAGGGGAGGATGTTGATCCGGAAACTGGTGGTCCTGCTTCTGTACCAGTTCCATTACCTGATATGGTCCTGCCACCTTCATTTGATGGTGATAATCCAGCATTCAGGTACCGGTTCTTGGAACCTACTTCTCAGTTCTTGGCGAGGCCAGTTTTGGACACTCACGGTTGGGACCATGATTGTGGCTATGATGGTGTTAATGTTGAACATAGTCTAGCAATCGCCAGCCAGTTTCCTGCTGCAGTTTCCATTCAACTCACCAAGGATAAGAAAGAGTTTAACATCCATTTGGATTCTTCAGTTTCTGCCAAGCATGGTGAAAATGGATCAACCATGGCTGGCTTTGACATCCAAAATGTTGGAAAGCAATTAGCTTATGTTTTCAGAGGGGAGACCAAATTCAAAAATCTCAAAAAGAACAAAACAGCTGCTGGCTTCTCTGTCACATTTCTAGGTGAGAATGTCGCAACTGGACTCAAACTTGAGGATCATATTGTTGTTGGAAAGCGGCTGGTGTTAGTTGGTAGCACTGGGACTGTTAGATCCAAAGGTGATTCAGCATATGGAGCCAATCTAGAAATGCGGCTCCGAGGTGCGGATTTTCCAATCGACCAGGATCAATCCACTTTGGGTTTGTCTCTAGTCAAATGGAGAGGGGACTTGGCACTGGGAGCCAATTTTCAGTCTCAGTTATCTGTTGGAAGGAATTCAAAAGTAGCAGTTCGTGCAGGACTGAACAACAAGATGAGTGGACAGATAACTGTTCGAACAAGCAGCTCGGATCAACTTCAGATTGCACTCACCGCTATGCTTCCTATTGTCATGGCAATTTATAAAAGCATCAGGCCGGGGGTTAGTGACAACTATTCAATGTACTAG